In one window of Bdellovibrionales bacterium CG10_big_fil_rev_8_21_14_0_10_45_34 DNA:
- a CDS encoding DNA gyrase subunit A produces MDNTPIEPELGVTTVEIDKEMKEAYLQYSMSVIVGRALPDVRDGLKPVHRRVLYSMYEMGNNYNKPYKKSARVVGDVIGKYHPHGDTAVYDTIVRMAQEFSLRHPLVDGQGNFGSIDGDNPAAMRYTEIRMTKLAEQILEDLDKETVPFGPNYDDSLEVPLVLPSKFPNLLVNGSAGIAVGMATNIPPHNLGEVIDGCILLIDEPNASVSDLLQIIQGPDFPTAATIAGRRGIQEAYHTGRGIITLRAVAEIEPMKGDRENIIIKELPYQVNKAKLIESIADLVKDKRIEGISDIRDESSKLGIRVVIDIKRGENAGVILNNLYKLTQLQTSFGIIMLALDAHNRPKVFSLREMLSAFLTHRKDIVTKRCLFELRKAQDRIHLLEGLKVALSNIDEVVKIIRGSTDSESARNSLMTKFAMTLVQAQAILDMRLARLTGLERQKILDEIKELTERIDWLKTVLASQTEILKIIREELVEIKKTFANPRRTQISGDLEEFVMEDLVAKEETVVTVSNTGLIKRMSLDHYRIQNRGGRGLKGADIKEEDFASQIFVTHTHATLMIFTDKGKGYWLKVFRIPEVGRTAKGKSIANVVKLASTEKIKAILPIDDFRDDLFTVFLTRKGIIKKTALSAYSNIREKGIIAINVDLDDEIIATKLSNGENDIFIVTREGMSIRFPEQQCRGMGRTSRGVKAITLSQNDRVVGFEVLTKEDATPILMVTEKGYGKRTPANEYRTQSRGGVGIITQKITDRVGYLVGTSKVQDKDEIMVSTDKGQVIRIACSQISLVGRNTQGVRLMNVREGELVTGFALIAESGEEVTTDSNSSDVH; encoded by the coding sequence ATGGATAATACTCCCATTGAGCCAGAATTAGGCGTAACAACTGTTGAAATTGATAAAGAGATGAAAGAGGCGTACCTCCAGTACTCGATGAGTGTCATCGTGGGTCGCGCCTTACCAGATGTTCGCGACGGGCTTAAACCAGTGCATCGAAGAGTGCTTTATTCGATGTACGAAATGGGCAACAACTACAACAAGCCCTACAAAAAATCAGCACGAGTCGTGGGTGATGTGATTGGTAAATACCATCCGCATGGCGACACGGCTGTTTACGACACAATCGTTCGAATGGCTCAAGAATTTTCATTAAGACATCCCCTCGTTGATGGTCAGGGTAACTTCGGTTCCATCGACGGAGATAATCCAGCTGCCATGCGATACACAGAAATTCGCATGACGAAGTTGGCTGAACAAATTCTTGAAGATTTAGATAAAGAAACGGTCCCCTTCGGGCCCAACTACGACGATTCACTTGAAGTTCCGTTAGTCCTCCCGTCTAAGTTTCCGAACCTTTTGGTTAACGGAAGTGCCGGTATTGCAGTAGGCATGGCTACAAACATTCCTCCGCACAACTTGGGCGAAGTGATTGATGGTTGTATTCTTCTCATTGACGAGCCAAACGCTAGTGTAAGCGACTTACTTCAAATTATTCAGGGGCCGGACTTTCCGACTGCCGCTACTATTGCCGGTAGAAGAGGTATTCAAGAAGCTTATCATACTGGCAGGGGTATTATCACTTTGCGAGCTGTTGCTGAAATTGAACCTATGAAGGGAGACAGAGAGAATATTATTATTAAAGAACTCCCTTACCAAGTTAACAAAGCAAAACTTATAGAGTCGATTGCTGATTTGGTGAAAGACAAACGCATTGAAGGGATTTCTGATATACGTGATGAGTCGTCGAAGCTTGGCATCCGCGTAGTGATCGACATTAAGCGCGGCGAGAATGCTGGCGTTATTCTTAATAATCTTTATAAGCTGACGCAACTACAGACGAGCTTTGGTATAATTATGTTGGCTCTAGATGCCCACAACCGACCAAAGGTTTTTAGTCTCAGAGAAATGCTAAGTGCCTTTCTTACTCACCGAAAAGACATCGTCACAAAGCGCTGCTTATTCGAACTCCGAAAGGCTCAAGACCGAATTCACCTTTTAGAGGGTTTAAAAGTTGCACTTTCTAACATCGATGAAGTTGTAAAAATCATTCGTGGGAGTACAGATTCCGAAAGCGCAAGAAACTCTCTAATGACCAAGTTTGCGATGACCCTGGTCCAAGCGCAGGCGATACTTGATATGCGTCTTGCTAGACTAACGGGTTTAGAAAGACAAAAGATCCTCGATGAAATTAAGGAACTCACAGAACGCATCGATTGGTTAAAGACAGTTTTAGCTTCGCAAACTGAAATCTTAAAAATTATTAGAGAAGAGTTAGTAGAGATAAAAAAGACCTTTGCAAATCCACGAAGAACTCAGATCAGTGGTGATCTAGAAGAGTTCGTAATGGAAGACTTAGTCGCCAAAGAAGAAACAGTAGTGACTGTGTCGAACACGGGTTTAATTAAGCGGATGTCTCTAGATCACTACCGAATTCAAAATCGCGGCGGTCGTGGCCTTAAGGGAGCTGATATCAAAGAAGAAGATTTTGCATCGCAGATTTTCGTAACTCATACGCATGCAACTCTCATGATATTTACCGACAAGGGTAAGGGCTACTGGTTAAAGGTTTTTAGAATTCCTGAGGTAGGTCGCACAGCCAAAGGCAAGTCGATTGCAAACGTGGTTAAGTTAGCTTCAACAGAGAAAATAAAAGCTATTCTTCCAATCGATGATTTCCGCGATGATTTGTTCACGGTATTTTTGACCCGAAAAGGTATAATTAAAAAGACCGCGTTGAGTGCTTATTCTAATATCCGTGAAAAAGGAATCATTGCTATCAATGTCGACCTTGATGACGAGATAATTGCCACTAAATTGAGTAACGGTGAAAACGACATATTCATTGTAACTCGCGAGGGAATGTCTATTCGTTTTCCCGAGCAGCAGTGCCGCGGAATGGGTCGTACATCTAGAGGTGTAAAAGCAATAACCTTGTCGCAGAATGATCGAGTCGTAGGTTTCGAAGTGCTCACTAAAGAAGATGCTACCCCTATTCTCATGGTTACCGAAAAAGGATATGGCAAGCGTACTCCTGCCAACGAATACCGCACGCAATCAAGAGGCGGAGTAGGGATCATCACGCAAAAAATTACCGATCGCGTAGGCTACCTTGTGGGCACAAGCAAAGTACAAGATAAAGATGAAATTATGGTTAGCACCGACAAGGGGCAAGTTATTCGGATAGCTTGTAGCCAAATTTCTCTCGTTGGAAGAAACACTCAAGGTGTAAGGCTAATGAATGTCCGAGAAGGCGAGTTGGTTACAGGATTTGCTCTAATTGCCGAAAGTGGTGAAGAAGTAACGACGGACAGCAATAGCAGCGATGTCCACTAA
- the atpB gene encoding ATP synthase F0 subunit A codes for MAHFSWAQLIPGVDHHNLHVATAVVGTGVIVAFGLIGRMALGTIEKANTPSPRLTVRGFFELLTEFIVKLSDSIIGPSQRKLVPLFGALFTFIWFHNMFGLIPGVVPATDNLNTTLAMGIFSFVVYNYLGLKENGFAYLKHFAGPVLFLAPLMIVVELISHLVRPVSLGLRLMANMVGDHNLLAVFHDLFPIGLPVFAYGLGLFVCFMQALVFTLMSMVYVSMAVAHEH; via the coding sequence ATGGCGCATTTTAGTTGGGCACAGCTCATTCCTGGAGTCGATCATCATAACCTTCATGTGGCTACTGCTGTGGTCGGCACCGGTGTTATCGTGGCCTTCGGACTAATAGGACGAATGGCGCTGGGGACTATTGAAAAGGCAAATACACCAAGCCCACGGCTCACCGTACGAGGATTCTTCGAGCTTTTGACAGAGTTTATTGTGAAGCTCAGCGACTCGATTATTGGTCCGTCACAGCGTAAGTTGGTGCCTCTTTTCGGAGCTCTGTTTACCTTTATTTGGTTTCATAACATGTTTGGGTTGATACCCGGAGTCGTTCCAGCAACTGATAATCTCAACACGACGTTGGCGATGGGTATCTTCTCTTTTGTTGTATACAATTACTTAGGCCTTAAAGAGAACGGCTTTGCTTATCTCAAACATTTTGCTGGGCCAGTTCTATTTCTTGCTCCACTCATGATTGTCGTGGAATTGATTTCTCATTTAGTTCGCCCAGTGAGTTTGGGGCTTCGACTTATGGCAAATATGGTGGGAGATCACAATCTTTTAGCTGTGTTTCATGATCTCTTCCCGATTGGGCTTCCTGTATTTGCTTATGGATTAGGCTTATTTGTCTGCTTTATGCAGGCATTAGTTTTTACATTAATGTCCATGGTCTACGTATCAATGGCTGTGGCTCACGAACACTGA
- the uvrA gene encoding excinuclease ABC subunit A, giving the protein MEANEFQEDGIYVRGSRVHNLKNVSTFFPRNKITVITGLSGSGKSSLAFDTVYAEGQRRYLESLSTYARQFMEQVQRPDVDVVHGLSPSIAIDQKTTSNNPRSTVGTTTGIYDILRLIYSKIGVPHCPNHNIPLSQGSIEKIVDRLNEFSDGAKFQIFSVVARKKKGEFSKEITGWLRKGFSRAMIDGEMKELESVTKLAKTKFHTIELLVDQIVLKKAPAAKSGASKKVATPVDSDSVLPSRIHTSLSLAMELSSGFLKVKEIGSQEELNFSLNAICPECDFHFPEMDARLFSFNDPRGACQDCSGVGEIHQEEWGDPLEGEDEDQLFYSVYPCETCHGKRLNKTALSVFVQAKNIADLTHASLPETMKFLGQLKLSSREEMILERPFKELKQRLGFLADLGLSYLSLDRSVRTLSGGEAQRVRLSSQLGSGLIGVLYVLDEPSIGLHPRDHDRLLKTLGSLRDRGNTILMVEHDELTIKMADKIIDIGPRAGLFGGEILAEGTLIEIYSSKQSVTAPYLRAEKVIADNRKRKIDFAKSVEIVEATGNNLKNISVKFPLNTLTVVTGVSGSGKSTLVIDTLLKGATEEFSGRDVGAASHSEIKNLDLIHGIIHVTQKPIGRTPRSNPATYVGLFSYIRNLFSQLPESKMRGFKPGRFSFNVKEGRCGHCEGMGYLKLEMQFMADVEVLCPQCDGARFNPETLAVKYNGKSISDVLEMSITEASEFFKNHYSLRSRLETLEQVGLGYIKIGQSATTLSGGEAQRIKLSKELAKKKRGHVLYILDEPTTGLHFEDVHKLIELLHELVDRGNTVVVIEHHTDVMKSADYIIDMGPEGGVDGGLIVACGSVEQVRKSKTSITAKYL; this is encoded by the coding sequence ATGGAAGCAAATGAATTTCAAGAAGATGGCATTTACGTGCGTGGTTCACGCGTCCACAACCTGAAGAACGTGAGTACGTTTTTTCCGCGCAACAAGATAACTGTCATCACCGGTTTAAGTGGCAGCGGAAAAAGTTCCTTAGCTTTCGATACTGTATACGCTGAAGGTCAGAGACGTTACCTCGAGAGCCTTTCGACTTACGCACGTCAATTTATGGAACAGGTTCAAAGGCCAGACGTAGATGTCGTACACGGGCTATCGCCCTCGATCGCTATCGACCAAAAGACGACATCTAATAACCCTCGCTCCACTGTGGGTACAACTACGGGCATATATGACATTCTCAGGCTAATTTATTCAAAAATTGGAGTCCCACATTGTCCCAACCACAACATTCCTCTTAGCCAGGGGAGTATTGAAAAGATTGTGGATCGCCTCAACGAATTTAGTGACGGAGCTAAGTTTCAGATCTTCTCTGTTGTAGCGAGAAAGAAAAAAGGAGAATTCTCTAAAGAGATCACAGGATGGCTGAGAAAAGGGTTTTCTCGCGCCATGATTGATGGCGAGATGAAAGAGCTGGAGTCAGTTACAAAGCTTGCGAAAACAAAGTTTCACACAATTGAATTACTTGTCGATCAAATCGTCCTAAAAAAGGCGCCTGCTGCTAAAAGTGGTGCGTCAAAAAAGGTTGCCACACCTGTAGATTCCGACTCTGTTTTGCCTTCTCGGATTCACACAAGTCTCTCCCTTGCAATGGAACTCTCTAGTGGTTTTTTGAAGGTGAAGGAGATTGGGTCTCAAGAAGAACTCAATTTTTCACTCAATGCTATTTGCCCAGAGTGCGATTTTCACTTCCCGGAGATGGATGCACGGCTATTTAGTTTTAATGATCCAAGAGGGGCCTGCCAAGACTGCTCAGGCGTAGGAGAGATTCATCAAGAAGAGTGGGGAGACCCACTAGAAGGTGAAGACGAAGATCAACTTTTTTACTCTGTTTATCCTTGCGAAACTTGTCACGGTAAGCGGCTTAACAAAACAGCCCTCAGTGTATTTGTTCAGGCAAAAAATATAGCTGACCTCACCCACGCCTCGCTACCAGAAACTATGAAGTTTTTGGGCCAACTTAAACTAAGTTCTCGCGAAGAAATGATTTTGGAGCGACCTTTTAAAGAGCTCAAACAAAGGCTCGGCTTTTTGGCGGACTTAGGTTTGTCTTACCTTAGTTTAGATAGATCGGTTCGCACACTCTCCGGTGGAGAGGCACAGCGCGTGCGTCTTTCTTCTCAGTTGGGTTCTGGTTTGATTGGCGTGCTTTACGTTCTTGATGAACCTAGCATTGGGTTGCACCCAAGGGATCATGATCGCCTTTTGAAAACACTTGGTTCGCTGCGTGACCGCGGAAATACGATTCTTATGGTTGAACATGACGAATTGACCATAAAAATGGCCGATAAAATTATTGATATTGGTCCGCGGGCTGGCCTCTTCGGTGGCGAGATCTTAGCCGAAGGCACTCTGATAGAAATTTATAGCTCCAAACAAAGTGTTACTGCGCCGTATTTGAGAGCTGAAAAGGTAATTGCAGACAATCGAAAGCGAAAAATTGATTTTGCAAAATCCGTTGAAATTGTCGAGGCAACGGGAAACAACTTGAAGAATATTTCTGTAAAGTTTCCTCTTAACACTTTAACCGTTGTTACCGGGGTCTCTGGTAGCGGCAAAAGCACCTTGGTAATTGATACTTTACTCAAAGGCGCGACGGAAGAATTTTCCGGTCGAGATGTTGGTGCTGCTTCTCACTCAGAGATAAAAAACTTAGATCTCATCCACGGAATAATCCATGTGACTCAGAAACCTATCGGCAGAACCCCTCGCTCGAACCCCGCTACTTATGTTGGTTTGTTTTCGTATATAAGAAATCTCTTTTCTCAGCTTCCTGAATCTAAAATGCGCGGCTTTAAACCTGGACGCTTTAGTTTTAATGTTAAAGAGGGTCGATGTGGTCACTGTGAGGGTATGGGCTATCTTAAGCTTGAAATGCAGTTTATGGCAGATGTAGAGGTTCTCTGCCCCCAATGTGACGGAGCAAGATTTAATCCCGAGACTCTTGCGGTAAAATACAACGGCAAATCTATTTCGGATGTCTTAGAGATGTCGATCACTGAGGCGAGCGAATTTTTTAAAAATCACTACTCCTTACGAAGTAGGCTTGAAACTTTAGAGCAGGTAGGGCTTGGCTATATTAAAATTGGTCAAAGCGCGACAACTCTTTCTGGCGGAGAAGCCCAGCGAATAAAGCTCTCAAAAGAGCTCGCTAAAAAGAAACGCGGACATGTTTTGTATATTCTCGATGAGCCCACGACCGGACTTCACTTCGAAGATGTGCATAAATTGATCGAGCTGCTCCATGAGCTTGTTGATAGAGGCAATACAGTAGTTGTCATTGAACACCATACGGATGTCATGAAATCAGCCGATTACATCATTGATATGGGCCCTGAAGGCGGCGTTGATGGCGGCTTGATTGTCGCTTGCGGATCTGTCGAACAAGTTAGAAAGTCCAAAACCAGCATCACCGCCAAATATCTTTAG
- a CDS encoding phosphomannomutase, with amino-acid sequence MKVNPTIFREYDVRGVVNKEFDTEFAYHLGRAIGTTVRRKFSSDFASDSPDKRFHRTVAVGRDARLSSLELAQVVVRGLSDCGLDVIDLGLVTTPITYFATFNLSGLMGAVMITGSHNPPEYNGFKVSVGKETIFGEQIQALKVLIENEDYETGKGSVRPFDIFPMYVEKYKREFAGLKSLPVVLDCGNGVAGCIARKLYESVGLNPVILFEEPDGTFPNHHPDPTVEKNLKDLKEAVAKNKAVVGIGFDGDCDRIGVVDENGRMVFGDELIVMISRAILEDSPGQKIIGDVKCSDRLFEDIRSRGGHAIMWKTGHSLIKKKIKDEKAPFGGEMSGHIFFNDRNDGYDDALYAGLRLIEILAKKNTTPSRLLDGFPPAYNTPELRIDTTEEKKVSIVEGLRQKYANPSSEVGVNLIDGIRVSFKDGWALARASNTQPVLVLRFESTTPEGLTRIRNEFESYVNQFL; translated from the coding sequence ATGAAAGTTAATCCCACTATATTTCGTGAGTATGATGTAAGAGGTGTTGTAAATAAAGAGTTCGATACAGAATTTGCGTATCACTTGGGAAGAGCTATAGGAACAACTGTTCGACGAAAATTCTCAAGTGACTTTGCTTCCGATTCTCCAGATAAAAGGTTTCACAGAACAGTTGCCGTTGGACGAGATGCTCGGCTTTCTAGCCTCGAACTTGCTCAGGTCGTTGTAAGAGGCCTTAGCGATTGTGGTCTTGACGTCATTGACTTAGGCTTGGTGACGACACCAATCACCTATTTTGCGACTTTTAATCTCAGTGGATTAATGGGGGCGGTGATGATCACGGGTAGTCATAATCCTCCCGAGTACAATGGCTTTAAGGTGAGTGTTGGTAAGGAAACCATTTTTGGCGAACAAATTCAGGCCTTAAAAGTTTTGATCGAAAATGAAGATTATGAGACTGGCAAAGGCAGTGTGCGACCGTTTGATATCTTTCCGATGTATGTAGAAAAATACAAAAGAGAGTTTGCTGGTCTAAAGAGTCTCCCTGTGGTGCTAGATTGTGGCAACGGAGTTGCTGGTTGTATAGCCCGAAAACTTTATGAAAGCGTAGGGCTAAATCCAGTCATTCTTTTTGAAGAGCCAGATGGAACCTTCCCGAATCATCACCCAGATCCCACTGTCGAAAAGAATTTAAAAGATCTAAAAGAGGCAGTTGCCAAAAATAAAGCCGTTGTAGGAATTGGGTTCGACGGTGATTGCGACCGAATTGGAGTGGTCGATGAAAACGGTCGTATGGTGTTTGGCGACGAGCTTATAGTCATGATTTCTCGAGCTATACTTGAGGATTCGCCAGGTCAAAAGATTATAGGTGATGTAAAATGCTCTGACCGACTATTTGAAGACATCAGGTCGCGAGGTGGTCACGCCATTATGTGGAAGACCGGGCATAGCCTGATCAAAAAGAAGATCAAAGACGAAAAAGCCCCTTTTGGTGGCGAGATGAGTGGTCACATTTTTTTCAATGATAGAAATGATGGATACGACGATGCTCTTTACGCCGGGCTTCGCCTTATCGAAATTTTAGCAAAAAAGAATACGACTCCGTCTAGATTGCTAGATGGATTTCCTCCGGCTTACAACACTCCTGAGCTACGTATAGATACAACGGAAGAAAAGAAAGTCAGCATCGTAGAAGGTCTTCGCCAGAAGTATGCTAATCCTTCGAGTGAAGTGGGCGTCAATCTCATCGACGGAATCAGGGTGAGCTTTAAGGATGGTTGGGCGCTTGCACGGGCCTCGAATACCCAACCTGTATTGGTGTTGCGTTTTGAATCTACTACGCCAGAGGGGTTAACACGTATCCGCAATGAATTTGAATCTTACGTGAATCAGTTCCTGTAG
- a CDS encoding pyridoxal phosphate biosynthetic protein encodes MAATSKPKKNVHPKRIVITSGDSDGIGLEIAVKALVKVGTKRDTNFILFRSVQSLDKQIRRLRRHFKVQSATSWHEAVNISQQSSGGLLIDIASKQSPAFWFEQAALAAIHLENTHLVTAPLSKTEIHRAGMKDLGHTDILKRLNPQRELFMAFVGSKYCSLLLTEHIPLNLVTKRLSVERVHHGLLAALKLREQLDAKKRNKPIALLGINPHASEDSLIGTDEEKFYKPALDLTKSKVFEGPFAADSFFARHRYKDYSVVVSPYHDQGLVPFKLLHEDHDAFQLTLGLPFVRTSVDHGTAKDIFGKDRARSDSMVSALNWALKNT; translated from the coding sequence ATGGCAGCAACGAGTAAACCAAAAAAAAATGTTCATCCAAAGCGCATTGTCATCACGTCTGGTGATTCCGATGGGATCGGCCTAGAAATTGCGGTAAAGGCTCTCGTGAAAGTTGGAACAAAGAGAGACACGAATTTCATTCTCTTTCGATCAGTTCAGTCTTTAGATAAACAAATTCGCAGACTGCGACGGCACTTCAAGGTTCAATCGGCAACATCTTGGCACGAGGCGGTGAATATTTCGCAGCAAAGCTCGGGCGGACTACTCATAGATATTGCTTCCAAGCAGAGCCCAGCTTTTTGGTTCGAACAGGCGGCGCTGGCTGCGATACACCTTGAGAACACACACCTAGTCACGGCTCCATTATCTAAAACAGAAATTCATCGTGCCGGTATGAAAGATTTGGGGCACACAGATATTTTGAAGAGACTGAACCCTCAGCGCGAACTCTTTATGGCTTTCGTGGGTTCGAAATATTGTTCTTTGCTTTTGACTGAACATATTCCTCTTAACTTAGTAACGAAACGACTTTCAGTTGAACGAGTTCACCATGGGCTATTGGCTGCCCTTAAACTTCGTGAGCAGCTTGATGCTAAAAAAAGAAATAAACCAATTGCTCTGTTGGGTATAAACCCTCACGCGAGCGAAGATTCGTTGATTGGAACCGACGAAGAGAAGTTTTATAAACCTGCACTCGATCTAACAAAATCTAAGGTCTTTGAGGGTCCATTTGCTGCAGACTCATTTTTTGCTCGTCATCGATACAAAGATTACTCCGTCGTGGTAAGTCCCTACCACGATCAAGGGCTTGTTCCCTTTAAGCTCCTCCACGAAGATCATGACGCATTTCAGCTGACCTTGGGTCTTCCTTTTGTGAGAACGAGCGTCGACCACGGAACAGCAAAAGACATATTTGGTAAGGATCGTGCCAGATCGGATTCGATGGTTTCAGCCCTCAACTGGGCACTTAAAAACACCTAA
- a CDS encoding survival protein SurA, translating to MSILRILFFMLPLVGWLSASSEIVEEVRAVVNGSVITRYDVQDFKKKLKTGGLIDDILVQDPKAILSSESKVLDTLIGQKILDSEVKKQSFSVTSEQVDQEVRTVTRRNNINLEQLKAALKEQGVRFSDYQDFLKTRLERQALIEKAISSNIKITDEEVAYAYLKENPGVGSEVYEYKIAHILFLPKGGDVSAAEQRAQSTLNRLTAGETFDELASKYSEDPNFSEGGLLGTFKSGDFVKEIESGVKTLSPGDHSQIVRSRLGFHILKLLDKKIVSDPKFNRLKEQIRLNLYQQAFKNQFEFWLDKKRREAIIQRNS from the coding sequence ATGTCCATTTTAAGAATTCTTTTTTTTATGCTCCCCCTCGTGGGTTGGCTTTCCGCAAGCAGTGAAATCGTTGAAGAGGTGAGGGCCGTAGTGAACGGAAGTGTTATTACCCGCTACGACGTGCAAGATTTTAAAAAGAAGTTAAAAACAGGAGGTCTTATTGATGATATTCTTGTACAAGACCCTAAAGCAATTCTCAGCTCCGAATCAAAAGTTCTAGATACTCTCATCGGCCAAAAAATATTGGACTCTGAGGTAAAAAAACAATCATTTTCTGTTACAAGTGAACAAGTCGATCAAGAAGTTCGAACAGTTACGCGAAGGAACAACATAAATCTCGAGCAACTCAAAGCCGCCCTCAAAGAACAGGGTGTTCGTTTCTCTGACTATCAAGATTTCTTGAAAACACGTCTTGAGCGGCAAGCACTTATCGAAAAAGCGATATCTTCAAATATTAAAATCACAGACGAAGAAGTTGCCTATGCCTATTTGAAAGAGAATCCTGGCGTAGGCTCCGAAGTCTACGAATACAAAATTGCCCACATTCTTTTTCTACCTAAAGGAGGCGATGTTTCTGCCGCCGAGCAGAGAGCTCAGTCGACACTGAACCGTTTGACCGCCGGCGAAACCTTTGACGAGTTGGCTTCCAAATACAGCGAAGATCCTAATTTTTCAGAAGGTGGTTTGCTAGGAACGTTTAAATCGGGGGATTTTGTTAAAGAAATTGAAAGTGGCGTCAAAACACTCTCCCCAGGAGATCACTCCCAGATTGTCCGTTCGCGCCTTGGGTTCCACATTCTCAAGCTTCTAGATAAAAAGATTGTTTCAGATCCAAAATTCAATCGGCTAAAGGAACAAATTCGTTTGAACCTCTACCAGCAAGCTTTCAAGAACCAGTTTGAATTTTGGCTCGATAAAAAAAGACGCGAAGCCATTATTCAACGAAATAGTTAA
- a CDS encoding electron transfer flavoprotein subunit beta, translating to MNIYVFLKQVPDTETKIKLLNDGSGIDESAVAKWIINRYDEHAIEEALQFKAKNPSAKVFAVCVGPKARIQEALVAAIAMGCDEGIRIDTEGQKLDSLMTAKSLAAALKKNGDPHIIFSGKVAFDGNFSLVSQYASAFLDIPCAIGISKAEYSDSTVEVEREVGGGTKEILTLSIPCVLGCDKGLNKPRYVGLPGLMKAKKKQLIEMTTKELGVEESDRGLEFSHFQLPPDPAPVKMIEGDPATQAKELVRLLREEAKVL from the coding sequence GTGAATATCTACGTCTTTTTGAAACAAGTCCCAGATACCGAAACGAAGATTAAGTTACTCAATGATGGCTCCGGTATCGATGAAAGTGCTGTGGCGAAATGGATAATCAATCGTTATGATGAACACGCCATAGAAGAAGCTCTTCAGTTTAAGGCCAAGAATCCATCTGCAAAAGTTTTTGCCGTTTGCGTAGGCCCTAAAGCTCGCATTCAAGAGGCCCTCGTTGCTGCCATCGCGATGGGCTGTGATGAAGGAATTCGGATCGACACTGAAGGGCAAAAGCTGGATTCCCTGATGACTGCAAAATCATTGGCCGCTGCCCTAAAGAAGAACGGCGATCCACATATCATATTTAGCGGTAAAGTGGCTTTCGATGGCAACTTTTCTCTTGTGAGCCAATACGCGAGTGCCTTCTTGGACATTCCATGTGCAATTGGAATTTCGAAAGCAGAATATTCAGACTCAACGGTAGAAGTCGAACGGGAAGTTGGCGGCGGCACAAAGGAGATTCTTACTTTATCGATTCCTTGTGTCTTAGGATGCGACAAAGGACTCAATAAGCCTCGTTATGTTGGTTTGCCAGGGCTTATGAAGGCAAAGAAGAAGCAGCTTATCGAAATGACAACAAAGGAGCTCGGTGTAGAAGAGAGCGATCGCGGACTCGAATTCTCACACTTTCAACTCCCACCAGATCCGGCTCCGGTAAAAATGATTGAAGGCGATCCCGCCACACAAGCGAAAGAGCTGGTTAGACTTTTAAGAGAAGAAGCAAAGGTACTTTGA
- a CDS encoding alpha/beta hydrolase yields MIPKKADYFIGFDETPIYFEIHGEGLPIVLCYGIVCTMNHWRHQVRALASQYQLIMYDFRGHHKTPMPSRLENLSLDAIARDAWGLLDHLQIKTSAFIGHSWGAQVMARIYDLEPERVSSMIMINGFAQNPFKDMFGLPLDRAVESAQIVYSKMPSSTKYLWQNLNTNPLSGLITGLLGGFNLNLTSFRDIEIYGSGVANVEVPVFLKLTEDIIHYDAKPAFERVKAPTLIIGGAKDRVTPLKYQQEIHERISGSELEIIPFGSHCCQLDMPDLVNLRIEKHLRLHQYV; encoded by the coding sequence ATGATTCCAAAGAAGGCCGATTACTTTATCGGTTTTGACGAAACACCCATTTATTTCGAAATTCATGGCGAAGGCCTGCCAATTGTACTTTGCTACGGGATAGTCTGCACAATGAATCATTGGCGACATCAGGTGCGTGCGCTGGCAAGTCAATACCAACTGATAATGTACGATTTTCGCGGGCACCACAAAACGCCAATGCCAAGTCGACTTGAGAACCTCAGCCTCGACGCAATCGCAAGAGACGCGTGGGGTTTACTTGATCATCTTCAAATAAAAACCTCGGCTTTTATTGGGCACAGTTGGGGTGCTCAAGTTATGGCGAGAATTTATGATCTCGAGCCTGAAAGAGTTTCATCGATGATTATGATCAATGGTTTTGCGCAAAACCCGTTCAAGGATATGTTTGGATTGCCCCTCGATCGCGCGGTGGAAAGTGCTCAAATTGTCTACTCAAAAATGCCCAGCTCCACTAAGTATCTTTGGCAAAATCTCAATACGAACCCACTTTCGGGTCTGATTACGGGGCTACTGGGTGGGTTTAATCTTAATCTCACTTCATTTCGCGACATAGAAATTTATGGAAGCGGCGTAGCCAATGTCGAGGTGCCGGTTTTTCTAAAGCTTACCGAAGACATCATTCACTATGATGCAAAACCAGCATTTGAGAGAGTGAAAGCGCCTACGCTGATAATCGGCGGGGCGAAGGATCGCGTCACGCCGCTCAAATACCAGCAGGAGATTCATGAACGAATCAGCGGCAGCGAATTAGAGATAATACCTTTTGGGTCTCATTGTTGCCAGCTTGATATGCCTGATTTGGTAAATTTAAGAATAGAAAAGCACCTTCGGTTGCATCAATATGTCTGA